The Triticum urartu cultivar G1812 chromosome 5, Tu2.1, whole genome shotgun sequence genome contains the following window.
aaagcagtaacatgctacactactttaatgcaagcagtatagagaagagtaggcgatatctggtgatcaaaggggggggcttgcctgattgctctggcaagaaggagtcgtcaacaccgtagtcgtactgggggtcgccggcagtctcggggtctaccggaaagaagtaacggaggggaaacacaataaataatagagcaatcaaagaAGCACAAAGCAAGACCTGACAATACGCAGTATCAGAGGTGACCTATCGCAGTactaggtgataccggcgaaggggaaAAACATCCGAGAAAGTATTCCCGATGatttgcgttttcggacagatgaacagGAAGGGAAAAGTTtgatgttcgctatgctagggatgtgtggcgaaCGAACGGACCGCATATTCGGATTCGTcccgtcgttctgagcaactttcatgtataataCTTTTTCATCTGACACACGGATTAAtttctattaattttcaaaggtttaaacaatttctaaaatttctggttttattttaatttgttttaatccgagttgaccaagtcaacttAACTAGTCAAAAGGGCAGGaagtggcccacatgtcataggctatacctaaacaaataaataaatcTAACTTATTTAAAGGGGGGCCTACATGTCATCTACTATTAGACTAACTTGGCACTAATTTAATCCTAAGCTAGACTAAACAAGGGCCGGCTCACACACCTCTGCACACACTCACGCACACACACCACGGCTCGGGAGCAGAGCAACAGCAGCTAGAAGGAGCGAACAGCAGCAGCCATTGCTAGGAGCAGTATCAGCGTGCAGTAGCGGCGCAAGAGCGTAACACAGCAAGCGGCAACAGCTGTAGTAGGCAGTGACAGGAGCAGGCAGTAGCTTGAGCAGTAGCAGTACGCAAAGCAAGAGCAGCAGGCAATAGCAGCAGTGGCGCGCAAGGAGAATCAGCAGCAGGGCGAGCGCGGGATCGGCGCACGGCAACCGTAAGCAGCTGCAGCAATGGGCAGGAAGGCGCCCAGGGGGCGGCTACGAGcagcgggcggcgcgggcgcggccaGGGCGCACGCGCATTCGACCGGACACGACGAGGGCACTACCATGGGCGGCTAAGCATGGCCGCAGGCATGGAGCTTCGAGCACGATGGGATGCGCAGCCTACGGCATCAGATCGAAGGGGGAAACAgggggagaaggaggagaagcTCACTGTGAACTCGGGGGCATGGCCGGGGAGGCCGGAGGTGGACCACAGCGGCGGCAATCGACGGCGGACGATGGCGATGTACGCGGCGAAGACGTCGTCGATGGCGAGTGCAAGGGACGGCCCCGGCTTGTCCAGGGGCAACggagaggatgaagaagaagaaggcggTCCCCCTGGCCGTTCCCAGGCAGCGCGGGGAGGTTCCTGGCCTCGTGGTCAACGGCGGCGTGGCGCCAGACGCGCTCGGGAGAGAGCGAAAGGGAGTGAGGGAGGGGGTGGTTGGCGCTAGGGTTAGGAGGGGATCAAGGGGGTCCTTCTTATCCATCGGGAGATGCAGCGGATGGCCGCCGTGTGTGGCATCCACGCCACGGACGACGTACGAGCGTCCACGGCGCTCTGGATGAACAGGGGAGGAAGATGACCTCCCCATGGGCTGGGCTGTGTACTGTTGGCTTAGAGCCCAACCGCACAATActttcttcctcttccttttttttattttctgttcctATTTATCTCCGCCATTTTGTAAAAACAAATTTTAAATGTCATATGAACTTAGTTAAATTTGAAAATTGGCACACAAATAGTATGCAATATAGTGGTGACACACCTAAGGTTTTGAGGTCATTTTGAAAGGCTCAAAATCATGTTTGAATTAAAAGGTCCATTAAGATATTGTTGTCACTGGTTTTGATTATACCATGCATTTCAGTACTTCCAAAATGTTGGTTAATGAATGAAAACCAGATAGAGAATATTTGCAACCCGACAAACATTTTTAATTTACTGTCTGAAGAAATAATAATTTGACTTGTTTTTGGAATTTGAATTTGCTTTCGGCTTGGATCAAAGTGAGGTTTGGAAAATTAATcttgatgacatggcaccatttgtgtgtggttactgtagcttaactaccggggtgttacacgactggagtgtacatggctgagatagccggataaaataTCGTTGGCATTCAGATGATCATAATATGCAACATCGAAGCGCACTTTCTGTctctccaatgcctcttgttTCGCCGTGTGGCAAGACAACACGGTTGGATTCCCCGGCTCACAAAGTGGCTCCCAGTGATCAAAACGTCTTGCGCAGACGGTGATGGCGGGTTGGCTGAGCTTGATGGTCCAGTTGCGGAAGGATTCACAGTGGTGTCATCAAAcgacggctcaggaggatttgcttCTGCATTGACAGGCGGGTCTTCTAGAGTTTCAATTGATGGAGGAGAAGGTGGCCTTGCCGGTTCAGGAGTAAGGactggcgggtcttccgccggtttagtcaccttggccttcttggacttAGCTTGGCCACTAAGTGAAAGATTATAGGACTGTTAGTACAAAGAGACAATTTGAAAAACACGGAAGACAGTATTTTTTCTTACCCAGGGGTAGTCTTGAAGGTCGGGAACTGGGTTTGAGACGAGTCTCCAGAAGAGCGAGATACCTCCTGCAAAGATAAGACAAACTAAGTAATACAAGGAAGGACATCCATTAACAGAAAGTCGAAGACAAAGAAATAAACCTCATTATGGCGTTTTTGgggagtttgttgaagaacaaCAGCCGGTTCGTCTTCGGTCCGGgcttgacggcggctctcatgttgctgctttttcaaaagagagtgagggtccagataagccaaagggtgtgaaaaccttactttccgggttacgactcgaagtttctgtcttggcaaatgggctgagtcggaggaaatagttacctcttcttccacggcctgactggccccagtgtcgtCCTGGTAATGATTAGTGTTAATAAGATTATTAAAAagttggccaagggagtcaagggctacctccgactcagaagtatCATCGAGTTTCATCATATCTTCAGcggtgctcttcttcttctttttggacctccgggtcgttttcttagcatttatggcggcggctcttgctttcttggcagcttcgtggtCATATTTAACTTTCCAGAAATTAGATCTGGCCTGCAGACAGGTAAAAACAAGATGAAAGGTCAGGCAAGTATTAAACAATACGACTGGGAAAAATACAAAGGAGAGAGATTAGAGTGTCCTTACTTCTGGcgccgggttaagcttgcagaaggggtttaacccgacgaTACTGCAGTCTTCGTATTTTCTGTTCACCAGaagggttgacattgaaacaatatcttcttccATTAACTAAACGgagctgtgacgaagagagtcatatgggcctccaccatactcgTACATCAATTTTGATCGACGGCTTAGAGGgataacccgccatgagatccagcagcgggtcagatcaACTCCGATTAACCCGTTCCCCAACAAAGCATTAATCCTTTTGATGGATGGTATCAATTTCTTGCGTTCAGCAGCAGTGAGTTTGTTAGGAAGTGCAAATTTGGAGTCAAGACGCTCTGAGCGATAACCTGGCAGGGGATGTTCGTTTGGTGGTGAGGTATCTTGACAATAaaaccaagtctgattccagtctTTGGGATGACTTGGCAAGACTATGAGGGGGAAGACAGCGCCATGCCgacgctgaattgagatgcctccaagctccaagctaaggccgttggtgcactcgttttgccggttcagataaaaatattCTCTAAAGAGGTCCACGGTCGGCTCTTCCTGAAGGTACACTTCGCAAAggacttggaagttgcagatattagatatggaattgggcccgatATCTTAATGGTTGGcgctttggacggcatgatgttCAAAAATGAACTGAAAAGAAAGGCAACatgccggttcaattcaatggTGAAATTAACAGTTAAATTATGATAATACAGGGGAGTAATGGCGGCTTAGTTAAGGGCTAATGCCATATAAGGAAAAGAAAGACGGCAtagtaagccgccatgactacaaaTATTTGAGAAAGCAAATTcagctaagtgttgagacaaacaagtttcctaatTGCTTGGTATTATTCGAGATCAAATGGCTATTCTAAATGAgaaaaattctagacctaaaaagttTAGCGCATATGAGTCTGTAAGTTCTAATGAGGTCTTTGAACCAGAGAAAGGGATCTATGGGTATCAAGAGTAGGCACAAAACCACTACCGCACAAGCATATATatctttttggatcaagaagaggcctgcggtggaagaactacgaagaactgcgatgaactatgaagaacacgTAGAAGCCTGGAAACCCTAATGCGGATCTGAGAAGCGAAAAGGAGAACACTTACAGCCACAGATCTTCTGCGGAGGTCGCCGCTGTTTCTCTGGACCGATTCGGGTTGATGAAGCGGCCAAGATCAACGGAGATGGAGGTGAAGCGCGACGGCGGCGAAGCTCGAGCAGCAGgagggttgcgagaggaagaagacagagagagagagagagagagagagagagagaagaatgagaaaggccgaggcgtgcctatttataaggaaaaagGTGAACAGACGGGCGCGAAAATCGAGGAAGAGCCTAATAATGGTTATCCAACTACACAGATGCCTCGATTCTTGGAAGGCATTAAAGATGAAGATCCGTTGGGAGATGACGCCATAAAAGTTTGTTGTGTTTTcaagagatgacgtcatggcgggttacaaaaagCTTCTGCGTggataagaagatggattttgtttaagtgttgaagattgacaaagaacaaagttcaaagtcaacctggggcctaatgttggggatatagctatcagttatgacccacccaggaggggccgggtcagccacAATGGcgggttgataacccacaagtataggggatcgcaacagctttctagggtagagtattgaacccaaatttattgattcgacacaaggggagccaaagaatattctcaagtattagcagctgagttgtcaattcaaccacacttggaaacttagtatctgcagcagagtgtttggtagcaaagtaatatgatagtggtggtagctgCAACAAAAgaaaagacagcaaaagtaatgtttttggtattttgtagtgattgtaacagtagcagcgggaaagtaaataggcgtaaaccagtatatggaaaactcgtaggcaccggatcagtgatggataattatgccggatgtggttcatcatgtaacagtcataaatagggtgacacataactagctccaattcatcaatgtaatgtaggcatgtattctgtatatagtcatacgtgcttatggaaaagaacttgcataacatcttttgtcctaccctcccgtggcagcggggtcctattagaaactaagggatattaaggcctccttttaatagagaaccggaacaaagcattagcacatagtgaatacatgaactcctcaaactatggtcatcactgggagtggtcccggttattgtcacttcagggttgccagatcataacacatagtaggtgactatagacttgcaagataggatcaagaactcacatatattcatgaaaacataataggttcagatctgaaatcatggcactcgggccctagtgacaagcattaagcatagcaaagtcatagcaacatcaatctcagaacataatggatactagggatcaaaccctaacaaaactaactcgattacatgataaatctcatccaacccatcaccgtccagcaaacctacgatggaattactcacgcacggtggtgagcatcatgaaattggtgatggaggatggttgatgatgacaacgacgacgaatccccctctccggagccccgaacggactccagatcagccctcccaagaggttttagggcttggcggcggctccgtatcgtaaaacgcgatgatttcttctcttttatttttttttctctccgaaagcaaatatatagagttggagttggcatcggagggtttccagggggcccacgaggtagggggcgcaccctaggggggcgcgcccccaccctcgtgagaagggtgtgggccccctggtcttcatctttggcgaggattttttattgttttttctaagatgttccgtgaagtttcaggtcattccgagaatatgtgttttctgcacataaaacaacaccatggtaattatgctaaaaacagcgtcagtccgggttagttccattcaaatcatacaagttagagtccaaaacaagggcaaaagtgtttgtaaaagtagatacgacgaagacgtatcacgGGTTACAAAGAAAGCTCAGTAAACATTCAAGACGATAGTTTAttaaatcttatagaaggcccaaaggcttggaggcggcttaaggcccaatattgtaaatcgccgtatgtaaggaaagacttgtaaagaaaggcatgtaaaagaagtcaccgagccggacacgatttatgagtcggccgagactctgtaggccgccgggcgccaacccgtgtatataaggggatgacccggtggcggcttagggcaagaaacaagagatcaaTAACCAAGCCAGTGAgttaagcctcttggtgatcgaaaccccagcaataccaacacaactagacataggcttttaccttcatcataaggggccgaactagtataaaaactctcgtgtcctttgtcccgattaacccctttaagcttcctagttgcgatggcctacgactaagtccttccactaggacatctgccgtgacaattccacgacaattTGGATGTATTTTTCCTTTTTATGTAAAGGGTGTATTTGTAGAAAAATGTGACACTTAATATATGgccttagggcatctccaacatcGACCCTCATACCACCCGCATACATCCAGATTGCGTGATCTGGACGTGTTGTGCCATCCAATGCAGTTCTGTATCAGTTCGTCGAGCGGTCCGTACGTACCTTTTCCCACAACCAGAGATAAACCAGGCGGGCTTTGCGGGAGTCCGAACTGCTGCCACGTCCgctcctaactgccctacccacaAAACAAATCCCACAAGCCTCTCCTGTGCTTTCCATCTAACGCACGCGCCGCTTGAAACCCTGCATTCATGCCGGCCAGAGCATGCAGCGGTTGACATTGATGCCAGCGATTTTACTGGACGAGAGAGCGGCGCAGACAGACGcgacctgatacgtctccaacatatctataatttttgattgttccatgctattatattatctgttttggatgtctaatgggctttattatgcacttttatattatttttgggactaacctattaaccgaaggcccagtgcaaattgttgttattttgcctatttcagtgtttcgcggaaaaggaatatcaaacagaatccaaacggaatgaaaccttcatgaggatcttttttggaacaaacgcaatccaagagacttggagtgaagttcaaggaagcaacgaggcgcaccccccaccctcatgggcccctcgtagctccacggacctacttctttcgcctatatatactcttataccctgaaaacatccaggggagccatgaaaccacttttccaccgccgcaaccttctgtacccgtgagatcccatctagggaccttttccggcgatctgccgaagggggattcgatcatggagggcttctacatcaacaccatagcctctccgatgatgtgtgattagtttaccacaaaccttcgggtctatagttattatctagatggcttcttctctctctttggttctcaatacaaagttctcctcgatgttcttggagatctattcgatgtaatactttttgcggtgtgtttgccgagatccgatgaattgcgggtttatgatcaagttcatctatgaacaatatttgattcttctctgaattcttatatgcatgatttgatgtctttgcaagtctcttcgaattatcgatttagtttggcctactagattgatctttcttgcaatgggagaagtgcttagctttgggttcaatcttgcggtgtcctttccagtgacagtaggggcagcaaggcacgtattgtattgttggcatcgaggataaaaagatggggtttgtatcatattgcttgagtttatccctctacatcatgtcatcttgcctaatgcgttactctgttcttatgaacttaatactctagatgcatgctggatagcggtcgatgtgtggagtaatagtagtagatgcagaatcattttggtctacttgacacggacgtgatgcctatgtttatgatcatgactagatattctcataactatgcgttTTTCTACCAAtcgctcggcagtaatttgttcacccaccgtaatatatgctatcttgagagaagccactagtgaaacctatggcccccgggtctaccttacatcatataagtttccgatctacaattctagtttactatttattttgcaatctttactttccaatctatacaacaaaaaataccaaaaatattgatcttattatctttatcagatcttacttttgcaagtggccgtgaagggattgacaacccctttatcgcgttggttgcaaggttcttatttgtttgtgcatgtactaggcgatttgcgtgtagtctcctactggattgataccttggttctcaaaaactaagggaaatacttatgctactttgatgcatcacccttttctcttcaagggaaaaccaacgcatgctcaagaggtagcaagaaggatttttggcccgttgccggggagatctacgccaagtcaagacataccaagtacccatcacaaactcttatccctcgcattacattatttgccatttgcctctcgttttcctctcccccacttcacccttccCGTTTTTATTTGCCCTTTTTCCGTTCGTCTCTTTTAgcttgcctcttgtttgcttgtgtgttggattgattgtttgtcatgatggctcaagataataccaaattgtgtgacttttctaataccaacaataatgattttattagcacttcgATTGCTCCTAATACCGATGataaatcttgtgaaa
Protein-coding sequences here:
- the LOC125556324 gene encoding uncharacterized protein LOC125556324 — protein: MGRSSSSPVHPERRGRSYVVRGVDATHGGHPLHLPMDKKDPLDPLLTLAPTTPSLTPFRSLPSASGATPPLTTRPGTSPRCLGTARGTAFFFFILSVAPGQAGAVPCTRHRRRLRRVHRHRPPSIAAAVVHLRPPRPCPRVHNDGVQEPDASVDDDSYYTGGAYYYMQAADDDQE